One segment of Gasterosteus aculeatus chromosome 3, fGasAcu3.hap1.1, whole genome shotgun sequence DNA contains the following:
- the LOC120816239 gene encoding sodium/potassium-transporting ATPase subunit beta-3, whose amino-acid sequence MCALFIIPARNGASPLLANVHPSGRTASAARRGRCQRHTFSLFLFSPFSLLHFLFHQSISLSRSLPLSPPPLSLSLSLRRPLHSQPLFRLLRITTSPVPHFCVCIFFFKEKYYRVFLDQQKEKRITMASTEDKAAKQESATGWKDSFYNPRTGEVLGRTGSSWALILLFYLVFYCFLAGMFALTMWVLLLTLDDYVPKYRDRVPYPGLVIRPNSLDLSFNKSDPLKYVQYVKHLESFLQRYNDSQQDKNDDCPPGEYFLQDDTEDMSKKACLFKRGFLSLCSGLSDTNFGYSEGKPCVLLKMNRIIGLKPRGDPYINCTVKRDTPIQMQYFPSEGRIDKKYFPYYGKKAHESYVQPLVAVKLLLTKDDYNKELPVECRVEGSDLRNNDERDKFLGRVTFRVTVVE is encoded by the exons ATGTGCGCTCTATTTATAATCCCTGCGCGTAACGGCGCGTCTCCGTTATTAGCCAATGTCCATCCATCTGGTCGCACTGCATCAGCTGCGCGGCGGGGCCGGTGTCAACGTCACacgttttctcttttccttttctcccccttctcgcttcttcattttttgttccaccagagcatctctctctctcgctctctccctctctcccccccccccctctctctctctctctctctccgccgcCCACTCCACTCACAGCCGCTTTTCCGGCTTCTTCGCATCACCACATCGCCCGTTCCCCATTTTTgcgtgtgcatttttttttttaaagagaaatattACCGCGTATTTTTGGACCAACAAAAAGAGAAGCGTATCACCATGGCGAGCACCGAGGATAAAGCGGCCAAACAGGAGAGCGCGACCGGCTGGAAGGACTCCTTCTACAACCCGAGGACCGGGGAGGTTCTGGGTCGCACGGGCAGCAGCTGGG CCCTCATCCTGTTGTTCTACCTGGTTTTCTACTGTTTCTTGGCCGGCATGTTCGCCCTGACCATGTGGGTGCTGCTGCTCACGCTGGATGACTACGTGCCAAAATATCGAGACCGCGTTCCCTACCCAG GGTTGGTGATTCGTCCAAATTCTCTGGATTTATCGTTCAACAAATCTGACCCCTTAAAGTATGTACAATATGTCAAGCACCTGGAGTCTTTCCTGCAAA GATATAATGATTCACAGCAGGACAAGAATGACGACTGCCCACCAGGAGAGTATTTTCTGCAGGACGACACAGAGGACATGTCAAAGAAAGCCTGTCTCTTCAAGAGGGGCTTCCTGAGTCTCTGCTCTGGGCTCTCTGACACCAACTTTGGATATTCTGAAGGAAAACCCTGCGTGTTGCTGAAGATGAACAGG ATAATTGGCCTGAAGCCTCGTGGGGATCCCTACATCAACTGCACAGTAAAA AGAGACACCCCGATTCAAATGCAGTATTTCCCCAGTGAGGGACGCATTGACAAGAAGTATTTCCCCTACTACGGCAAGAAGGCCCAC GAGAGCTACGTTCAGCCCCTGGTGGCCGTGAAGCTGCTGCTCACCAAGGACGACTACAACAAGGAGCTGCCGGTGGAGTGCAGGGTGGAGGGCTCGGACCTCCGCAACAACGACGAAAGGGATAAGTTCCTGGGTCGTGTTACTTTCAGGGTCACGGTGGTCGAGTAA
- the gk5 gene encoding glycerol kinase 5 isoform X2 codes for MDPDAIWKGFITVVKGAVQDAGVQMRQIEAMGISTQRGTFTTWDRTTGVPFHNFISWQDQRAADLVKSWNSSCTMKAIHASMKVIYLVTRQKRALAASLIVFSTQHVTFRLVWALTHYKQVRQAVAEDNCCFGTIDTWILFKLTKGRVHATDYSNASSTGIFDSYQMCWSGFLSFLVSLPLSIFPKVENTDHYFGSTDPSIFGVSIPILSVMADQQAAMFGECCFDVGDVKITMGTGTFMNINTGSKPHTSVAGLYPVVGWKIVSEVVYLAEGNAADTGTAIKWAQELELFSDVQETSDMAYSVSHSDGVCFVPSFSGLQAPHNDPKACASLMGLKPSTTKSHLVRAILESVAFRNKQLYETMLRETCIPITKIRVDGGVSANDFVMQLTADLFGRKISRPQHYETSCLGAAFLAGLGKGFWRTKEELKRLQVIDKTYLPQGAPKGGACSPNVEYIPALRSWERALRRSMNWYKP; via the exons ATGCAGGAGTACAAATGCGTCAGATAGAGGCCATGGGCATCTCCACTCAACGAGGAACATTCACAACATGGGACAG GACCACCGGGGTTCCTTTCCATAACTTCATCAGCTGGCAGGATCAGAGGGCTGCAGACCTGGTAAAATCCTGGAACAGCTCCTGCACAATGAAG GCAATCCATGCCTCGATGAAGGTGATCTACTTAGTGACCAGGCAGAAGCGGGCGCTTGCAGCAAGTCTTATCGTCTTCTCCACTCAACACGTCACCTTCCGCCTCGTCTGGGCCCTAACACACTacaagcag GTTCGTCAAGCAGTTGCTGAAGATAACTGCTGCTTTGGAACAATAGACACCTGGATCCTGTTCAAACTCACGAAAG GTCGGGTCCATGCCACGGACTACTCCAACGCCAGTTCAACGGGAATCTTTGACTCTTATCAG atgTGCTGGAGTGGCTTTCTCAGCTTTCTTGTTTCACTGCCTCTCTCTATTTTCCCCAAAGTAGAAAATACAGA CCATTACTTTGGTTCCACAGACCCGTCCATCTTCGGAGTGTCCATTCCCATCCTGTCAGTG ATGGCGGACCAGCAGGCGGCCATGTTTGGAGAGTGTTGCTTTGACGTTGGTGATGTCAAGATCACTATGGGAACAGGCACCTTCATGAACATCAACACCGGGAGCAAACCGCATACGTCCGTAGCTG GTCTGTATCCTGTGGTGGGCTGGAAGATTGTCTCCGAGGTGGTGTATCTGGCGGAAGGCAATGCAGCAGACACTGGCACCGCGATCAAATGGGCTCAGGAGCTCG AGCTCTTCTCTGACGTCCAGGAGACCAGCGACATGGCCTACAGTGTCAGCCACTCAGACGGAGTGTGTTTCGTCCCTTCCTTCAGCGGCCTGCAG GCTCCTCACAATGATCCCAAAGCTTGTGCCTCCCTTATGGGCCTCAAACCTTCTACCACTAAAAGTCATCTGGTTCGAGCCATTCTGGAGTCCGTCGCCTTTAG GAACAAGCAGCTATATGAAACCATGCTGAGAGAAACTTGCATTCCCATCACAAAGATCAG ggtGGATGGCGGTGTTTCAGCCAACGACTTCGTCATGCAGCTGACTGCAGACCTGTTTGGAAGAAAGATATCAAGGCCCCAACACTACGAAACGTCATGTTTAGGGGCTGCTTTTCTGGCTGGACTCGGAAAAG GCTTCTGGAGGACCAAGGAAGAGCTGAAAAGGCTGCAGGTCATCGACAAAACCTACTTGCCCCAAGGAGCACCCAAGGGCGGTGCTTGCAGCCCGAATGTGGAATACATCCCGGCCCTCCGTAGCTGGGAGAGAGCTCTCCGACGCTCCATGAATTGGTACAAGCCTTGA